Proteins from one Chanodichthys erythropterus isolate Z2021 chromosome 15, ASM2448905v1, whole genome shotgun sequence genomic window:
- the LOC137002142 gene encoding formyl peptide receptor 2-like has product MATNTTLSFHSDSKMPNHYEKTTVDIVIYAIIVLLGTTGNSVVIWVAGFHMKPNVTNVWLVNLAVADLIFCLTRVTSLLKKLFYDHWPFGVFLCKFNGFFKYANMFCSVFLLAVISVDRALCVWCPLFARRRRTLCAARVVSVGVWIVAVILSSPYFVYRQVFPGKNNLSHCTLKDKGAADAAGSSAKYVYYFIRFICGFLLPFLVILICYILAAVGIRRTRLSGKSRLLRILAVLVCGFFLCWAPYHFLGLVKLVNKDNKVVKVGWSMASNLAYFNSCINPVLYFCMGLDFSQCCNQSLSGIFHRALMEEGQTLSQRSTGEESCSSIPKTVCVTKV; this is encoded by the exons ATGGCCACAAACACAACTCTATCCTTTCACTCCGACTCTAAAATGCCAAACCACTATGAGAAAACAACAGTGGACATTGTCATCTACGCCATCATCGTCCTCCTTGGCACCACCGGGAACTCTGTGGTCATCTGGGTGGCCGGCTTCCACATGAAGCCCAATGTCACTAACGTTTGGTTGGTCAATCTGGCTGTAGCTGACCTGATCTTCTGCCTGACACGAGTCACTTCACTCCTCAAAAAACTTTTCTATGACCACTGGCCTTTTGGGGTTTTTCTCTGCAAGTTCAATGGCTTCTTCAAGTACGCCAACATGTTCTGCAGTGTTTTTCTTCTGGCTGTCATCAGTGTGGATCGAGCGCTCTGCGTCTGGTGCCCATTGTTCGCCAGGAGACGACGGACGTTATGTGCTGCTCGTGTGGTCAGTGTGGGAGTTTGGATTGTGGCGGTGATCTTAAGTTCACCATACTTTGTGTACCGGCAGGTCTTCCCTGGCAAGAATAACTTGAGTCACTGCACACTGAAG GATAAAGGAGCAGCAGATGCAGCTGGAAGTTCAGCCAAGTATGTCTATTACTTCATTCGTTTCATCTGTGGATTCCTGTTGCCCTTCCTGGTCATCCTTATCTGTTACATACTAGCAGCTGTTGGTATACGCAGAACGCGGCTCTCTGGCAAATCGAGGCTTCTTCGGATTCTTGCTGTACTGGTCTGTGGTTTTTTCTTATGCTGGGCCCCCTATCACTTTCTAGGACTGGTCAAATTGGTGAATAAAGACAACAAGGTGGTGAAAGTAGGATGGAGTATGGCTTCAAACTTAGCTTATTTCAACAGCTGCATTAACCCGGTGCTGTACTTCTGCATGGGACTGGATTTTAGTCAATGCTGCAACCAAAGTTTGTCTGGGATTTTTCACAGAGCTCTTATGGAGGAAGGCCAAACCCTGTCCCAGCGGAGCACTGGGGAAGAAAGCTGTAGTTCCATTCCAAAGACTGTGTGTGTCACTAAAGTTTAA